The Nothobranchius furzeri strain GRZ-AD chromosome 6, NfurGRZ-RIMD1, whole genome shotgun sequence genome includes a region encoding these proteins:
- the mtap gene encoding S-methyl-5'-thioadenosine phosphorylase, with protein sequence MASSVPIKIGIIGGSGLDDPDILEGRTERYVDTPFGKPSDALILGKIKNVDCVLLARHGRQHTIMPSNVNYQANIWALREEGCTHLLVTTACGSLREEIQPGDMVIIDQFIDRTTKRSQTLYDGQPTSPPGVSHIPMAEPFCNRTRAVLVEVARTLGVKCHVRGTMLTIEGPRFSSRAESLMFRQWGADVINMTTVPEVVLAKEAGLCYASIAMATDYDCWKEHEEAVCVDNVLKTMKENANKASSILLTAIPQISQMDWTQTTKNLKSMAQSSVMLPKH encoded by the exons ATGGCGTCCTCGGTGCCCATTAAG ATTGGAATTATTGGCGGTTCTGGTCTTGATGACCCAGATATCTTGGAGGGAAGAACAGAACGCTATGTTGACACACCGTTTGGGAAA CCGTCGGATGCCCTAATCCTGGGGAAGATCAAAAACGTGGACTGTGTGCTCCTTGCAAG GCATGGGAGACAGCACACCATAATGCCATCAAATGTGAACTACCAGGCCAACATCTGGGCTCTGAGAGAGGAGGGCTGCACACATCTGTTGGTCACCACAGCCTGTGGCTCACTGAGAGAAGAGATTCAACCCGGAGACATGGTCATCATTGACCAGTTTATTGACAG GACCACTAAGAGATCCCAGACACTGTATGATGGGCAGCCCACCAGTCCTCCAGGTGTTAGCCACATCCCCATGGCCGAGCCCTTCTGCAACAGGACCAGAGCG GTTCTGGTGGAGGTGGCACGGACTCTGGGAGTCAAGTGCCACGTACGAGGGACCATGCTGACTATCGAGGGGCCTCGGTTCTCCTCGCGAGCAGAAAGCCTGATGTTTCGTCAGTGGGGTGCTGATGTCATCAATATGACCACCGTGCCAGAGGTGGTGCTAGCTAAAGAGGCTGGCTTGTGCTATGCCAGTATTGCCATGGCAACAGACTATGATTGCTGGAAGGAGCACGAAGAGGCG GTCTGTGTTGATAATGTGTTGAAGACAATGAAGGAAAATGCAAACAAGGCGAGTAGCATCCTGCTAACAGCAATACCACAGATCAGTCAGATGGACTGGACCCAGACCACCAAGAACCTGAAA TCAATGGCTCAATCTTCAGTAATGCTCCCAAAACACTGA
- the cdkn2a/b gene encoding cyclin-dependent kinase 4 inhibitor B, with amino-acid sequence MTMMTLQDDLTTAAAKGNTADVESLLRRGAAVNGVNRFGRTAVQVMMMGSWPVAQALLQHGADPNVADRSTRTTPLHDAARTGFVDMVRLLVAAQADPQARDNQSRLPVDLARENGHAEVVAFLETLK; translated from the exons ATGACCATGATGACTCTCCAGGACGATCTGACGACTGCTGCGGCGAAAGGAAACACGGCCGATGTGGAGTCGCTTCTGCGGAGAGGAGCTGCGGTGAACGGGGTGAACCGTTTTGGGCGAACAGCTGTGCAG gtgatgatgatggggaGCTGGCCGGTGGCCCAGGCGCTGCTGCAGCACGGAGCGGATCCGAACGTGGCGGACAGGAGCACCAGGACCACCCCGTTGCACGACGCGGCCCGGACCGGGTTTGTGGACATGGTGCGGCTGCTGGTGGCCGCTCAGGCTGACCCGCAGGCCCGGGACAATCAAAGCCGTCTCCCGGTGGATCTGGCCAGGGAGAACGGCCACGCGGAGGTCGTTGCTTTCCTGGAGACTCTGAAATAA